From the Candidatus Paceibacterota bacterium genome, one window contains:
- a CDS encoding DnaJ domain-containing protein, whose protein sequence is MPLKYFWFVFFAEKINKIFKKAIFFRKIAIFFVIGTAIAIVKKEIPEMDNYFFSLFFLMTAGAKGKSPKGGETSSRSREKITNSPISSQNYYQRLGLQKNASEEEIKGAYRKLAFEHHPDKGGDPKKFKKIDEAFQALKDSEKRKTYDKNIERETSQKYEKPKNNFREEIKTKDKPKRESGRSPKSEPRKFDRMGRMLPKEEEETEEETIRETSDGAWDLISPEGVLMFFIAGVLDSVGLVFFVLSFFGIGIPLSFVLDILGFIIIGGWIFIRTGQIKTTKKTAEAAKKIAKKAGKRFGITFLVELIPFLGDISPSWLILVFFELKNGRKG, encoded by the coding sequence ATGCCGCTAAAATATTTTTGGTTTGTTTTTTTTGCAGAAAAAATAAATAAAATTTTTAAAAAAGCAATATTTTTCAGAAAAATTGCAATCTTTTTTGTTATTGGAACAGCTATTGCAATTGTAAAAAAAGAAATTCCCGAAATGGATAATTATTTTTTTTCGCTTTTTTTTCTTATGACTGCAGGCGCAAAAGGAAAATCCCCAAAAGGAGGAGAAACTAGTTCCCGTTCAAGAGAAAAAATAACTAATAGCCCTATTTCTTCTCAAAATTATTATCAAAGATTGGGGCTGCAAAAAAATGCCTCTGAAGAAGAAATAAAAGGGGCATACCGCAAACTGGCATTTGAACATCATCCAGACAAAGGCGGAGATCCAAAAAAATTTAAAAAGATAGATGAAGCGTTTCAAGCTTTAAAAGATTCCGAAAAAAGAAAGACCTATGATAAAAACATAGAAAGAGAAACCTCTCAAAAATACGAAAAGCCAAAAAATAATTTCAGAGAAGAAATAAAAACTAAAGATAAACCAAAAAGAGAAAGCGGCAGATCGCCGAAATCAGAACCAAGAAAATTTGATAGAATGGGCCGTATGCTTCCAAAAGAAGAAGAAGAAACGGAAGAAGAAACAATAAGGGAAACAAGCGATGGTGCATGGGATTTAATATCTCCCGAAGGAGTTTTAATGTTTTTTATCGCCGGAGTACTTGATAGCGTGGGGCTTGTTTTTTTTGTTTTAAGTTTTTTTGGGATAGGAATACCTCTTTCTTTTGTTTTGGATATATTAGGTTTTATAATTATCGGCGGATGGATTTTTATAAGAACAGGACAAATAAAAACAACTAAAAAAACAGCAGAAGCGGCAAAAAAAATTGCGAAAAAAGCAGGAAAAAGATTTGGTATTACTTTTCTTGTAGAACTTATCCCTTTTTTGGGAGACATCTCCCCAAGTTGGCTTATTCTTGTTTTTTTCGAATTAAAAAACGGAAGAAAAGGTTAA
- a CDS encoding DUF87 domain-containing protein → MEFPFFKTKNQTEVLKEETISLNDIIAPSSIEVKQNYLKVGEKFVKNYSIFSYPRQLHVGWLSPVINMNMQMDVSFHFHPVNSEKILRTLRRKVTDVQAQIMEREEKGMVRDPSLEFAYRDLEDLRDKIQTAQERMFHFSLYISVYGNSEEELISAETELRAIFEPRLTYLKPALYQQKEAFTSSSPYNLDLMMMTTLMNTGPISSVFPFVSFDLSSNEGILYGINKHNNSLVLFDRFTLPNANACIFATSGAGKSYMVKLEILRYLMFGVDCIIIDPENEYKSLSEAVGGSFFNVSLSSNHRINPFDIPLPGEGETPEDVLRGNIINLVGLIRIMLGGLTPEEDGIVDKALSETYAIKDITPNSDSSLWGKENGLPFPTMSDFEEILGSMEGGESLLKRIQKFTRGTYANFFNQQSNVDIKNRLVVFGIRDMEDELKPIALYIVLKYIWKTITSSLKKRLLIIDEAWWLMKDDNGASFLFGTVKRARKYYLGVTTITQDINDFMSSEYGKPIITNSSLIFLLRQSSATIQAAQKTFNFTDEEKYLLLESSVGEGIFFAGTKHILMRVVASYAEDQIITTSPEELIKIKEAKKKFEEE, encoded by the coding sequence ATGGAATTTCCATTTTTTAAAACAAAAAATCAAACGGAAGTATTAAAAGAAGAAACAATAAGCCTGAATGATATTATTGCTCCGTCTTCTATTGAGGTAAAACAAAATTATCTGAAAGTGGGAGAAAAATTTGTTAAAAATTATTCTATCTTTTCCTATCCCAGACAACTTCATGTCGGATGGCTCTCTCCGGTTATTAACATGAATATGCAAATGGACGTTTCTTTTCATTTCCACCCCGTAAACAGCGAAAAAATACTAAGAACGCTAAGAAGAAAAGTAACGGACGTCCAGGCCCAAATCATGGAAAGGGAAGAAAAAGGAATGGTAAGAGATCCTTCTCTTGAATTTGCTTATCGCGATCTTGAAGACCTCAGAGATAAAATCCAAACAGCGCAGGAAAGAATGTTTCATTTTTCTCTTTATATAAGCGTTTATGGAAACTCCGAAGAAGAGCTTATTTCCGCGGAAACAGAACTTAGGGCTATTTTTGAACCCCGTCTTACTTATTTAAAACCCGCCCTTTATCAACAGAAAGAAGCATTTACTTCTTCGTCTCCCTACAACCTGGATCTAATGATGATGACTACCTTAATGAACACAGGCCCAATATCGAGCGTTTTTCCTTTTGTCTCTTTTGATTTAAGCTCAAACGAAGGAATACTGTACGGAATAAACAAGCATAATAATTCTCTTGTTCTTTTTGACCGGTTTACCTTGCCAAACGCCAATGCCTGCATCTTTGCAACTTCCGGTGCCGGAAAATCCTATATGGTAAAGCTGGAAATTTTAAGGTATTTAATGTTCGGAGTCGATTGTATAATAATAGACCCTGAAAATGAATATAAATCTTTATCTGAAGCTGTCGGCGGATCATTTTTTAATGTTTCTCTTTCTTCAAACCACAGGATAAATCCTTTTGATATTCCACTTCCCGGAGAAGGCGAAACCCCAGAAGACGTTCTTCGCGGAAATATCATAAATCTTGTCGGGCTTATAAGAATAATGCTTGGAGGACTTACTCCGGAAGAAGACGGAATAGTGGATAAAGCGCTTAGCGAAACATATGCGATAAAAGACATTACCCCGAATAGCGACTCTTCTTTGTGGGGAAAAGAAAATGGCCTTCCTTTTCCAACTATGAGCGACTTTGAAGAAATTTTAGGAAGCATGGAAGGAGGAGAGTCCCTTTTAAAAAGAATTCAAAAGTTTACCAGAGGCACTTATGCCAACTTCTTTAACCAGCAATCAAATGTTGATATAAAAAATCGCCTTGTTGTTTTCGGAATAAGAGATATGGAAGACGAATTAAAACCGATAGCTCTCTACATTGTATTAAAGTATATTTGGAAAACAATCACATCTTCTTTAAAAAAACGCCTCCTTATAATAGACGAGGCCTGGTGGCTGATGAAAGACGATAATGGCGCTTCATTTTTATTCGGAACGGTAAAAAGGGCGAGAAAATATTATTTGGGAGTAACCACAATCACTCAGGATATAAACGACTTTATGTCCTCTGAATATGGAAAACCGATTATAACAAATTCTTCTCTTATTTTTCTTTTAAGGCAAAGCTCGGCAACCATACAGGCGGCTCAAAAAACATTTAATTTTACCGATGAGGAAAAATATCTTTTACTTGAATCATCCGTGGGAGAAGGCATATTTTTTGCCGGGACAAAACATATTTTAATGAGAGTAGTCGCTTCTTATGCCGAGGACCAAATAATCACCACTTCTCCTGAAGAACTTATTAAAATAAAAGAGGCCAAAAAGAAGTTTGAAGAAGAATAA
- a CDS encoding PrgI family protein has protein sequence MNFTVPQFIEEETKIIGPLSFRQIVFIAIAIGISTIAYFSVSNFFIFILITAVSLGIGTSLALLKINKTPLPILIKNFFLFSFKPKIYLWQKSREKEVSSIKKELVKKDISKDKKPPISLSKRSRIQDLSIEISSKK, from the coding sequence ATGAATTTCACCGTTCCTCAATTTATAGAAGAAGAAACAAAAATAATAGGCCCTCTTAGCTTTAGACAAATCGTTTTTATTGCAATAGCAATAGGCATTTCCACAATTGCTTATTTCTCTGTTTCTAATTTTTTTATCTTTATTCTTATTACGGCAGTATCTTTGGGAATAGGAACAAGCTTGGCTTTACTGAAGATAAATAAAACCCCTCTTCCTATTTTAATAAAGAATTTTTTTCTTTTTTCTTTTAAGCCAAAAATATACCTCTGGCAGAAATCCCGAGAAAAAGAGGTTTCATCAATAAAAAAAGAACTGGTAAAAAAAGATATTTCAAAAGATAAAAAACCACCAATATCCCTTAGTAAAAGAAGCAGAATACAGGATCTTTCAATCGAGATAAGTTCAAAAAAATAA